A region from the Chloroflexota bacterium genome encodes:
- a CDS encoding MoaD/ThiS family protein, with amino-acid sequence MILTVQVYAELRPYLPDDWRDGPIALADDATVSDLLGQLGIPAEETGLVSLDGRIVSDEQALRGGSEVRIFAPAGGG; translated from the coding sequence ATGATTCTAACTGTCCAAGTGTACGCGGAACTTCGCCCATATTTACCCGACGATTGGCGGGATGGCCCGATAGCGCTTGCTGACGACGCGACGGTATCCGACTTGTTGGGTCAGCTGGGCATCCCGGCGGAGGAGACTGGATTGGTGAGCCTTGATGGCCGGATTGTAAGCGACGAGCAGGCATTACGTGGCGGCTCGGAGGTCCGGATCTTTGCGCCGGCCGGCGGCGGTTGA